One part of the Terriglobia bacterium genome encodes these proteins:
- a CDS encoding fibronectin type III domain-containing protein, whose amino-acid sequence MANARNYELEYTPVTTNGTAPVWTKITVATARKQVAVENLTPGMTYMFHVRAFGHRLEPAGPAYGDLA is encoded by the coding sequence GTGGCAAATGCGCGTAACTATGAACTCGAGTACACGCCGGTAACCACGAACGGGACAGCGCCGGTATGGACGAAGATCACGGTCGCTACTGCGCGAAAGCAGGTAGCGGTCGAAAATCTGACCCCGGGCATGACGTATATGTTCCACGTCCGCGCCTTCGGTCACCGACTGGAGCCAGCCGGTCCAGCGTATGGTGATCTAGCCTGA